The Streptomyces sp. TLI_105 DNA segment GCGCACCCTGGAGGTCCTGCTGGTGACGGGCGGCTGACACGCGGAAGCAGCCGGGCCCGAGGGCGTCCGGCCGCTTCGCCGCGGGAGGGCGTCAGGCCGACTCGCGGCGGACGAGCTCCGTCGGCAGGATGACCGTCGCCGGGTCCTCCCCCGCTATCCGCGCCAGGAGCGTCCGGACCATCTCGGTGCTGATGCGGTCCCAGGGCTGGCGGATGGTGGTGAGGGAGGGGCGGGAGGAGAGCGCCGCCGGGGAGTCGTCGAAGCCGCCGACGGCGATGTCCTCGGGGACCCGCCTGCCCGCGCGGGCGAGGGCGTCGAGGACGCCCTGTGCCATCAGGTCGGAGGCGACGAAGACGGCGTCGATGTCCGGGGCGCGCTCCAGGAGGGCGCGGGCGGCGTCCTCGCCGCTGGCCCGGCTGTAGTCGCCGGTGGCGATCAGCGCCTCGTCGACGGGCAGGCCGTGCTCGGCGAGCGTCTCGCGGTAGCCGGCGAGGCGCTCCACCCCGCCGGAGGTGTCGAGCGGTCCGGTGACGGTGGCGATCCGGCGCCGCCCGGTCGCGTACAGGTGGCGCACCATGTCGCGGGCGCCGTCCCGGTCGTCGGCGGCGACGTAGCCGATCTTGGCGGTCTGGCCGAGGGGTTTGCCG contains these protein-coding regions:
- a CDS encoding LacI family DNA-binding transcriptional regulator, with translation MSTAASRRRPATIHDVAREAGVSRGTVSRVLNGGHYVSPTAKAAVDAAIRRTGYVVNRHARSLITGKSDSVAFLLTEPQERFFEDPNFNVLLRACTQALAAQDIPLLLMIAGTEDERRRNLRYIEAGHVDGVLLVSSHSGEPVVARLHEAGVPVVACGKPLGQTAKIGYVAADDRDGARDMVRHLYATGRRRIATVTGPLDTSGGVERLAGYRETLAEHGLPVDEALIATGDYSRASGEDAARALLERAPDIDAVFVASDLMAQGVLDALARAGRRVPEDIAVGGFDDSPAALSSRPSLTTIRQPWDRISTEMVRTLLARIAGEDPATVILPTELVRRESA